One Castanea sativa cultivar Marrone di Chiusa Pesio chromosome 4, ASM4071231v1 DNA window includes the following coding sequences:
- the LOC142630563 gene encoding serine/threonine-protein kinase STY13 isoform X2: MESENRFYSTDEFKLDAKWLIDPKHLFVGPRIGEGAHAKVYEGKYKNQTVAIKIVHKGETPEEIAKKEARFAREVAMLSRVQHKNLVKYIGACKEPVMVIVTELLLGGTLRKYLLNMRPRCLDTRVAVGFALDIARAMECLHSHGIIHRDLKPENLLLTVDHKTVKLADFGLAREESLTEMMTAETGTYRWMAPELYSTVTLRQGEKKHYNHKVDAYSFAIVLWELLHNKLPFEGMSNLQAAYAAAFKNVRPSADNLPVELATILTSCWQEDANTRPNFSQIIQMLLNYLYTISPPESSIPSRIFMSENSVLPPESPGTSSLMAVRDDTGDTPRAKMEDKPRGFFFCFNQCY, translated from the exons ATGGAATCTGAGAATAGGTTCTACTCGACTGATGAGTTCAAATTGGATGCAAAATGGCTGATTGATCCCAAGCATTTGTTTGTTGGGCCTAGAATTGGAGAGGGAGCTCATGCCAAAGTATATGAGGGAAA ATATAAAAACCAGACTGTTGCTATCAAAATTGTTCATAAAGGAGAAACGCCAGAGGAGATTGCCAAGAAAGAAGCACGGTTTGCAAGAGAAGTTGCAATGTTGTCTAGAGTTCAGCATAAAAACTTAGTGAAG TATATTGGTGCTTGCAAGGAGCCTGTAATGGTGATAGTTACCGAGCTTTTATTGGGAGGGACATTGCGAAAATACTTGCTGAACATGCGCCCTAGATGCTTGGACACACGTGTTGCTGTTGGGTTTGCACTTGATATTGCTCGTGCTATGGAATGCTTGCACTCTCATGGAATCATACACCGTGATTTGAAACCTG AAAATTTACTCCTGACGGTAGACCACAAAACAGTTAAACTAGCAGATTTTGGTTTAGCGAGAGAGGAGTCATTAACAGAGATGATGACTGCTGAAACAGGAACTTATCGTTGGATGGCGCCAGAG CTGTACAGTACCGTTACATTAAGGCAGGGAGAAAAAAAGCATTACAACCATAAAGTGGATGCCTATAGCTTTGCAATTGTGTTGTGGGAGCTCTTACACAACAAATTGCCTTTTGAGGGAATGTCCAATCTTCAGGCAGCATATGCGGCTgcttttaaa AATGTGAGGCCTAGCGCTGATAACCTCCCAGTGGAATTAGCTACCATTCTAACTTCATGCTGGCAGGAGGACGCAAATACTCGGCCCAATTTCAGCCAAATAATCCAAATGCTACTTAACTATCTGTACACTATTTCTCCTCCAGAATCCTCAATTCCTTCTCGAATTTTCATGTCTGAGAACTCAGTGTTGCCGCCTGAGTCTCCTGGTACAAGCTCGTTGATGGCAGTACGTGATGACACAGGTGATACACCCAGAGCAAAGATGGAGGATAAGCCGAGAGGTTTCTTCTTCTGCTTCAACCAGTGTTATTAA
- the LOC142630563 gene encoding serine/threonine-protein kinase STY13 isoform X1, which yields MESENRFYSTDEFKLDAKWLIDPKHLFVGPRIGEGAHAKVYEGKYKNQTVAIKIVHKGETPEEIAKKEARFAREVAMLSRVQHKNLVKVVFDFKALIILYYCTNKKNILYYCVSASDKIYYETLCVQYIGACKEPVMVIVTELLLGGTLRKYLLNMRPRCLDTRVAVGFALDIARAMECLHSHGIIHRDLKPENLLLTVDHKTVKLADFGLAREESLTEMMTAETGTYRWMAPELYSTVTLRQGEKKHYNHKVDAYSFAIVLWELLHNKLPFEGMSNLQAAYAAAFKNVRPSADNLPVELATILTSCWQEDANTRPNFSQIIQMLLNYLYTISPPESSIPSRIFMSENSVLPPESPGTSSLMAVRDDTGDTPRAKMEDKPRGFFFCFNQCY from the exons ATGGAATCTGAGAATAGGTTCTACTCGACTGATGAGTTCAAATTGGATGCAAAATGGCTGATTGATCCCAAGCATTTGTTTGTTGGGCCTAGAATTGGAGAGGGAGCTCATGCCAAAGTATATGAGGGAAA ATATAAAAACCAGACTGTTGCTATCAAAATTGTTCATAAAGGAGAAACGCCAGAGGAGATTGCCAAGAAAGAAGCACGGTTTGCAAGAGAAGTTGCAATGTTGTCTAGAGTTCAGCATAAAAACTTAGTGAAGGTTGTATTTGATTTCAAGGCTCTTATAATATTGTATTATtgcactaacaaaaaaaatatattgtattattGTGTGTCAGCATCTGacaaaatatattatgaaaCCTTGTGTGTACAGTATATTGGTGCTTGCAAGGAGCCTGTAATGGTGATAGTTACCGAGCTTTTATTGGGAGGGACATTGCGAAAATACTTGCTGAACATGCGCCCTAGATGCTTGGACACACGTGTTGCTGTTGGGTTTGCACTTGATATTGCTCGTGCTATGGAATGCTTGCACTCTCATGGAATCATACACCGTGATTTGAAACCTG AAAATTTACTCCTGACGGTAGACCACAAAACAGTTAAACTAGCAGATTTTGGTTTAGCGAGAGAGGAGTCATTAACAGAGATGATGACTGCTGAAACAGGAACTTATCGTTGGATGGCGCCAGAG CTGTACAGTACCGTTACATTAAGGCAGGGAGAAAAAAAGCATTACAACCATAAAGTGGATGCCTATAGCTTTGCAATTGTGTTGTGGGAGCTCTTACACAACAAATTGCCTTTTGAGGGAATGTCCAATCTTCAGGCAGCATATGCGGCTgcttttaaa AATGTGAGGCCTAGCGCTGATAACCTCCCAGTGGAATTAGCTACCATTCTAACTTCATGCTGGCAGGAGGACGCAAATACTCGGCCCAATTTCAGCCAAATAATCCAAATGCTACTTAACTATCTGTACACTATTTCTCCTCCAGAATCCTCAATTCCTTCTCGAATTTTCATGTCTGAGAACTCAGTGTTGCCGCCTGAGTCTCCTGGTACAAGCTCGTTGATGGCAGTACGTGATGACACAGGTGATACACCCAGAGCAAAGATGGAGGATAAGCCGAGAGGTTTCTTCTTCTGCTTCAACCAGTGTTATTAA
- the LOC142631908 gene encoding uncharacterized protein LOC142631908 — MKKKPEVEDKQDLEILKAVAQAWHNHSSSSRPMNEFDAHLRNIKGNPSRFKLEAMRKSSSANDSSHGATWDFGQSLCDSYEIVTLSRRLETGLLSDNPFVELDSPSRVHRRRKESRHSLRNLFNRISSRRFTEADIPRE, encoded by the coding sequence ATGAAGAAAAAACCAGAGGTTGAAGATAAACAAGACCTGGAAATCCTCAAGGCAGTGGCACAAGCATGGCACAACCACTCTAGCAGCTCTAGGCCTATGAATGAATTTGATGCCCACCTGAGAAATATCAAAGGCAATCCTTCTCGATTCAAGCTAGAAGCAATGAGGAAATCATCATCAGCTAATGACAGCAGCCATGGTGCCACTTGGGATTTTGGGCAGTCTCTATGTGATTCCTATGAGATTGTGACCTTGTCCAGAAGGTTAGAGACTGGTTTATTGTCAGATAATCCATTTGTTGAGTTGGATAGTCCAAGTCGTGTCCATAGGAGGCGCAAGGAGAGTCGGCATAGCCTTAGAAATTTGTTCAATCGGATTTCTTCGAGGAGATTTACAGAGGCTGATATTCCAAGAGAATAG
- the LOC142630993 gene encoding pentatricopeptide repeat-containing protein At1g08070, chloroplastic-like produces the protein MLSTVTVFPAKPITAITTIENPKTLILQQCKSSKDLNQIHAHLIKTRLIHNRAVTENLLESTAILLPNTMDYALSIFDNIGEPDSSAYNVMIRGLTYKQSPHEAIILFKKMLETSVEPDEFTFPCVLKACSRLRALSEGEQVHAHILKCGFGSVEFVENTLIHMYANCGRVEVARRVFDGMSERGVVAWNSMFSGYMRSGCWEEVVKLFHRMRELGVGFDEVTMISVLTSCGRLADLELGEWINGYIEANGIKKSLALMTSLVDMYAKCGEVDTARRLFDQMDQRDVVAWSAMISGFCQANRCREALDLFNEMQKYNVDPNEVTMVSVLNACAVLGALETGKWVHFYIKKRKLKLTVTLGTALIDFYAKCGSVDSSIEIFSKMASKNVFTWTALIQGLASNGQGKRALEFFYLMQEKNFEPNDVTFIGALAACSHAGLVDEGLSLFVSMSKDFDIEPRIEHYGCMVDILGRAGLIEEAYQFIKNMPIQPNAVIWRTLLASCKAHKNVKIGEESFRRITILEPAHSGDYILLSNIYASVGRCEDALKVRRQMREERIKKTPGCSLIELDGVVHEFFSEDDGHAHLKEIYGGVEDMMKQIKSAGYVPNPADARLDAEEDDKEASVSHHSEKLAIAYGLIRTPPGTTIRISKNLRVCTDCHNATKIISKVYNREIVVRDRNRFHHFKEGLCSCNDYW, from the coding sequence ATGCTTTCTACAGTAACTGTCTTTCCCGCCAAACCCATAACTGCCATAACTACcattgaaaacccaaaaaccttAATTCTACAACAATGCAAATCCAGCAAAGACCTCAACCAAATCCATGCCCATCTCATCAAAACTCGCCTCATCCACAACCGGGCCGTCACCGAAAACCTTCTTGAATCCACAGCTATACTTCTCCCCAATACCATGGACTATGCTCTCTCCATTTTTGATAATATTGGCGAACCCGATTCGTCAGCTTACAATGTCATGATAAGGGGTCTTACATATAAGCAATCCCCTCACGAGGCTATAATTTTGTTCAAGAAAATGCTTGAGACTTCAGTTGAACCCGATGAATTCACTTTTCCTTGTGTATTAAAGGCTTGCTCTAGACTAAGAGCATTGAGTGAAGGTGAACAGGTGCATGCCCACATTTTGAAATGTGGGTTTGGATCAGTTGAGTTTGTTGAGAATACTTTGATTCATATGTATGCGAATTGTGGTAGAGTTGAGGTCGCTCGCCGGGTGTTTGATGGAATGTCTGAAAGAGGTGTTGTTGCATGGAATTCAATGTTTTCAGGTTACATGAGGAGCGGGTGTTGGGAAGAGGTTGTGAAGTTATTTCATAGGATGAGGGAATTGGGTGTTGGGTTCGATGAGGTTACGATGATTAGTGTTTTGACGTCGTGTGGGAGGTTGGCTGATTTGGAATTAGGGGAGTGGATTAATGGGTATATAGAGGCAAATGGAATTAAGAAGAGTCTTGCTTTGATGACTTCTCTTGTTGATATGTATGCGAAATGTGGTGAGGTGGATACTGCGCGAAGATTGTTTGACCAGATGGATCAGAGGGATGTTGTGGCATGGAGTGCCATGATTTCTGGTTTTTGCCAAGCAAATAGATGTAGAGAGGCTCTTGATCTGTTTAATGAGATGCAAAAGTACAATGTGGATCCCAATGAGGTCACCATGGTCAGTGTGCTTAATGCTTGTGCTGTCCTTGGAGCTTTAGAAACTGGCAAATGGGTCCATTTTTATATAAAGAAGAGGAAACTGAAACTCACTGTTACCCTTGGAACTGCCCTGATTGATTTCTATGCGAAATGTGGATCTGTAGATAGTTCTATTGAAATATTTAGTAAAATGGCTTCAAAAAATGTCTTCACTTGGACAGCACTTATTCAAGGTCTTGCTAGTAATGGACAGGGGAAAAGGGCTCTTGAATTCTTCtatttgatgcaggagaagaaTTTTGAACCAAATGATGTCACTTTCATTGGTGCTCTTGCTGCCTGCAGTCATGCAGGTCTGGTTGATGAGGGTCTAAGTCTTTTTGTCAGCATGAGTAAAGATTTTGATATTGAACCAAGAATTGAGCACTATGGTTGTATGGTAGATATTCTTGGTCGAGCAGGGTTGATTGAAGAGGCATATCAGTTTATAAAGAACATGCCCATCCAACCAAATGCTGTTATTTGGAGAACATTGTTGGCTTCATGTAAGGCtcataaaaatgttaaaattgggGAAGAATCATTTAGACGCATAACAATATTGGAGCCTGCTCATAGTGGGGATTACATACTTCTATCAAATATTTATGCATCGGTTGGTAGATGTGAGGATGCATTGAAGGTGAGGCGTCAGATGCGGGAAGAGAGGATTAAAAAGACACCAGGTTGTAGCTTGATTGAGTTAGATGGAGTAGTTCATGAATTTTTCTCGGAAGATGATGGACATGCTCACTTAAAGGAGATATATGGTGGAGTTGAAGACATGATGAAACAGATCAAGTCAGCAGGCTATGTGCCCAACCCTGCAGACGCAAGACTGGATGCTGAGGAAGATGATAAGGAAGCTTCAGTCTCTCACCATAGTGAGAAGTTGGCCATTGCCTATGGTCTCATAAGAACTCCACCTGGAACTACAATCAGAATATCAAAGAATCTTAGAGTGTGTACAGACTGCCACAATGCTACAAAGATAATCTCAAAGGTATATAATAGAGAAATTGTTGTCAGGGATCGTAATCGCTTCCATCATTTCAAAGAGGGATTATGTTCTTGCAATGACTATTGGTAA